A single region of the Acidobacteriaceae bacterium genome encodes:
- a CDS encoding prolyl oligopeptidase family serine peptidase yields the protein MKPDVTYPDPLIWTTTKDDRVGPQHTRKFAAKMAEFHEPYHFYEVIEAGHGSGAAAQQTAHTEALNLVYLQQKLVKSNPAAQGGNITSRHTKAAH from the coding sequence TTGAAGCCCGACGTAACCTACCCCGACCCACTCATCTGGACCACGACGAAAGACGACCGCGTCGGCCCGCAGCACACCCGCAAGTTCGCCGCCAAAATGGCGGAGTTCCACGAGCCGTATCACTTCTACGAGGTCATCGAGGCCGGACACGGCTCCGGCGCGGCCGCCCAACAGACCGCGCATACCGAGGCATTGAACCTCGTCTATCTCCAGCAGAAGCTGGTGAAGTCAAATCCCGCAGCGCAGGGTGGAAACATTACCAGCCGGCATACCAAGGCGGCTCACTAA
- a CDS encoding M20 family metallopeptidase yields the protein MSKIVEAVGDAESRLRARLRELVEIESPSDDREAVNRAADCVVGWACELGAQVKRHDGGSFGDVVELRFGTELRGKPVLLLGHLDTVYSMGTLATMPWREEDAEDGVRLRGPGVVDMKAGVVIALEAIAALRELNALNRPVTLLLNPDEEVGSEVSRPHTERLARESAAVFVLEPAQGLAYKTARKGVGHFELTVQGVAAHAGVDFASGHSAVLEMARLVEQVSGWTDASKGRTVNVGVIAGGTRSNVVAAQCRAEVDARVVTMEDAARVEEMFRGLRTRDAACTLRVEGGINRPPMERSAGTVALFQRAQALAAEIGLDLQEAATGGGSDGNFTAAIGVPTLDGMGAVGGGAHSPGEFVVAGHLIERTAMLAGMIQAEL from the coding sequence ATGAGCAAAATTGTGGAGGCAGTTGGCGACGCTGAGTCACGTTTGCGGGCAAGGCTGCGAGAGCTCGTAGAGATCGAGTCTCCGAGCGACGATCGCGAGGCCGTGAACCGCGCAGCGGACTGCGTTGTGGGCTGGGCGTGTGAGCTGGGCGCGCAGGTCAAGCGTCATGATGGCGGGAGCTTTGGCGATGTCGTCGAGCTGCGATTCGGCACCGAGCTGCGCGGTAAGCCGGTGCTGCTGCTGGGTCACCTGGACACGGTGTATTCGATGGGAACACTGGCAACCATGCCTTGGCGCGAAGAAGACGCTGAAGATGGCGTGCGGCTGCGCGGGCCCGGCGTGGTCGACATGAAGGCCGGCGTGGTGATCGCACTGGAGGCGATTGCCGCGCTGCGCGAACTGAATGCCCTGAACCGGCCGGTGACGCTGTTGCTGAACCCGGATGAAGAGGTTGGCAGCGAGGTCTCGCGGCCGCACACCGAGCGACTCGCGCGCGAGTCGGCAGCGGTATTTGTGCTGGAGCCTGCGCAGGGTCTCGCCTATAAGACGGCGCGCAAAGGGGTCGGCCACTTTGAGCTGACGGTGCAGGGCGTGGCGGCGCATGCGGGTGTCGATTTTGCGAGCGGCCACTCGGCGGTGCTGGAGATGGCGCGGCTTGTCGAGCAGGTCTCTGGCTGGACCGACGCGAGCAAGGGGCGCACGGTGAATGTCGGTGTGATCGCGGGTGGAACGCGGTCGAATGTCGTCGCCGCGCAGTGCAGGGCTGAGGTAGATGCGCGTGTTGTCACGATGGAGGATGCGGCGCGCGTGGAAGAGATGTTCCGCGGGCTGCGCACGCGTGACGCCGCGTGCACGCTGCGCGTCGAAGGCGGAATCAACCGGCCACCGATGGAGCGCAGCGCGGGAACGGTCGCGTTATTTCAACGAGCACAGGCATTGGCTGCTGAAATCGGGCTCGATCTGCAGGAGGCTGCGACGGGAGGCGGATCAGACGGCAACTTCACGGCCGCGATCGGCGTACCGACTCTCGACGGCATGGGCGCGGTGGGAGGCGGCGCGCACTCGCCGGGCGAATTCGTTGTCGCGGGACATCTCATTGAGCGCACCGCGATGCTCGCCGGGATGATCCAGGCGGAGCTTTAG
- a CDS encoding peptidase M61, giving the protein MKPLFGVLLSAIFVSCAQAQTAPQPQPEPVPMPPPVVAPVDKPYVGPIDLKVDVRSVVDRVERVHEEIPVVPGAKEMVLLYPEWIPGEHAPSGPIDNIAGVVTSVDGKRVQWTRNTTDVYAFHVPLPQGAKTVTLEFDYVSPIKSSVGRIEFSDAILDLKWNQLLMYPAGYFSRDIPFRPSLTLPSGWKYATALESASGDTQSNTPPSDGTVHFAETPLNTLVDSPLYAGVNLARYDLSPTSTDSVHLDVFADKPEQVKMTPEELELHKKLALEADKLYGSHHYKHYDFLLLLSEEVGGEGLEHHQSSEDGTGADYLTDWNAGIGDRDLLAHEYTHSWDGKFRRPNDLWTPNFNVPMRDDLLWVYEGMTQYWGNILTARAGMRTPEQTRDILAYTAAGFADSRGRDWRPLVDTTNQETVSHRRPVSWMSWQRGEDYYTEGMLIWLDADTKIRELTGDKRSLDDFCKRFFGVYNGSFVTDQYSFDDVVNNLNAVAPYDWRTFLRERVYDLHTEVPTGGFTQGGWKLVYTDKPIAWMQKSRRGAGNFSTSIGLSVGGGRGERGPSNAISNVVWDGPAFKAGITPDMEMVAVNGTAYTSKVLSDAILAAEHDKQPIQIEVRVGDQYKTIPLAYYDGLRVPTLERTPGTPDLLDEILAPSKSELPAM; this is encoded by the coding sequence ATGAAACCCCTGTTCGGTGTTCTACTTTCCGCAATTTTTGTGTCTTGCGCGCAGGCGCAGACTGCACCTCAGCCACAGCCGGAACCCGTCCCGATGCCGCCGCCGGTGGTTGCGCCCGTCGATAAGCCATATGTTGGTCCGATCGATCTGAAGGTCGATGTGCGCAGCGTCGTGGACCGCGTCGAACGCGTGCATGAAGAGATTCCGGTGGTACCGGGCGCGAAGGAAATGGTGCTGCTGTATCCGGAGTGGATTCCCGGTGAGCACGCGCCCAGCGGACCTATCGACAACATCGCTGGTGTCGTAACGAGCGTCGACGGCAAGCGGGTACAGTGGACCCGCAACACGACCGACGTTTACGCCTTCCATGTGCCGCTGCCGCAGGGCGCGAAGACGGTCACGCTGGAGTTCGACTACGTTTCCCCGATCAAGTCCAGCGTGGGCCGCATTGAGTTTTCCGATGCCATCCTGGACCTGAAGTGGAACCAGTTGCTGATGTATCCGGCGGGATATTTTTCGCGCGACATCCCGTTCCGTCCTTCGCTGACGCTGCCCTCGGGATGGAAGTATGCGACTGCGCTTGAGAGTGCTTCGGGCGACACGCAGAGCAATACGCCGCCGAGTGATGGGACCGTTCACTTCGCCGAGACACCATTGAATACGCTGGTCGATTCGCCGCTGTACGCCGGCGTCAACTTGGCGCGCTACGATCTTTCACCTACGTCGACCGACAGCGTGCACCTGGACGTCTTCGCCGACAAGCCGGAACAGGTGAAGATGACGCCGGAGGAGCTGGAGCTCCATAAGAAGCTCGCGCTCGAAGCGGACAAACTCTACGGCTCGCACCACTATAAGCACTATGACTTCCTGCTGCTTCTGAGTGAGGAGGTCGGTGGTGAAGGGCTCGAGCACCACCAGTCCAGCGAGGATGGAACCGGCGCTGATTATCTGACCGACTGGAATGCCGGAATCGGCGACCGCGATCTGCTGGCGCATGAATACACGCACTCGTGGGACGGCAAGTTCCGCCGCCCCAACGACCTGTGGACACCGAACTTCAACGTGCCGATGCGCGACGATCTGCTGTGGGTTTATGAGGGCATGACGCAGTACTGGGGCAACATCCTCACCGCACGTGCGGGTATGAGGACGCCCGAGCAGACCCGCGACATCCTGGCATATACCGCTGCGGGCTTTGCCGACAGCCGCGGCCGTGACTGGCGTCCGCTGGTCGACACGACGAACCAGGAGACGGTTTCGCATCGCCGGCCGGTGAGCTGGATGAGCTGGCAGCGCGGTGAGGATTACTACACCGAGGGCATGCTGATCTGGCTCGACGCTGACACGAAGATTCGTGAGCTGACCGGCGACAAGAGGTCTCTGGACGACTTCTGCAAGCGCTTCTTCGGCGTGTACAACGGCAGCTTCGTTACCGACCAGTACAGCTTCGACGATGTGGTGAACAATCTGAACGCAGTCGCTCCGTACGACTGGCGAACCTTCCTGCGCGAGCGCGTCTACGATCTGCACACGGAGGTTCCGACGGGCGGCTTCACACAGGGCGGATGGAAGCTGGTTTACACGGACAAGCCGATCGCCTGGATGCAGAAGAGCCGGCGTGGCGCCGGGAATTTCTCGACGTCGATTGGGCTTTCGGTGGGCGGCGGCCGCGGAGAACGCGGGCCTTCCAACGCAATCAGCAACGTTGTGTGGGACGGCCCCGCGTTCAAGGCAGGGATTACTCCGGACATGGAGATGGTCGCGGTGAACGGCACCGCCTACACGTCCAAGGTGCTCTCCGATGCAATCCTGGCCGCGGAACACGACAAGCAGCCGATCCAGATCGAGGTGCGCGTGGGAGATCAATACAAGACGATCCCGCTGGCGTACTATGACGGCCTGCGCGTGCCTACGCTGGAACGCACGCCGGGCACTCCCGATCTGCTCGACGAGATTCTCGCGCCGAGCAAGAGCGAGCTGCCGGCGATGTAA
- a CDS encoding CDP-alcohol phosphatidyltransferase family protein — translation MTWTSAFGKGSGWLLQKIVNGLALSKISPNTLTFIGLLINVIAAFFFGYGRADNYIRMFFYAGLVIIGAGLFDMVDGRVARQTNQVSVFGAFFDSVLDRYSDVALFFGLLVFYARGNRYFYVFLVAFVMTASLMVSYTRARAEALIGSCKVGFMERPERIVLIILGALFERWDAMPAALWVLAVLSTITVIHRIRYTYVETERRKLAGVATP, via the coding sequence ATGACCTGGACAAGCGCATTCGGGAAAGGCAGCGGCTGGCTGCTGCAGAAGATCGTCAACGGGCTCGCGCTCTCGAAGATCTCGCCGAATACCCTTACGTTCATCGGCCTGCTGATCAACGTTATCGCGGCGTTCTTCTTCGGCTATGGCCGCGCGGATAATTACATCCGCATGTTCTTTTACGCGGGGTTAGTCATCATCGGCGCCGGGCTGTTCGACATGGTGGACGGCAGGGTGGCGCGGCAGACGAACCAGGTGTCGGTGTTTGGCGCGTTCTTCGATTCAGTGCTCGACCGCTACTCCGACGTGGCGCTGTTCTTCGGTCTGCTGGTGTTTTACGCGCGCGGGAATCGCTACTTCTATGTGTTCCTGGTGGCGTTTGTGATGACGGCGTCGCTGATGGTGAGCTATACGCGCGCACGCGCCGAGGCGCTGATCGGCTCCTGCAAGGTGGGATTCATGGAGCGTCCGGAGAGGATCGTGCTGATCATCCTGGGCGCTCTGTTTGAGCGCTGGGACGCGATGCCGGCGGCGCTGTGGGTGCTGGCCGTGCTCTCGACGATTACGGTGATTCACCGCATTCGGTACACGTATGTGGAGACCGAGCGGCGGAAGCTGGCGGGCGTGGCTACGCCGTAA
- a CDS encoding HAD family phosphatase — MVKAVLCDIDGTLVQSNWLHAEAWQRAFAEMGITLERETVRRQIGKGGDELIPVFVPWWKREAVEEPLKSFRAWLFRQDYMQQVQPLPRVREFAEELKRRGIRFALASSANKNDLEDYKRIAHIEDLVDEATSADDVDRAKPHPDVFSATLKRLGLKAKECIAVGDTPYDAESAGKAGLRTIGVETGGWTHDELMDAGCVEVYASVAELLDRIDESAIIREGLRA; from the coding sequence ATGGTCAAGGCGGTGCTGTGTGATATCGATGGAACCCTGGTGCAAAGCAACTGGCTGCACGCCGAGGCTTGGCAGCGTGCGTTTGCCGAGATGGGCATCACGCTCGAGCGCGAGACTGTCCGCCGGCAGATCGGCAAAGGTGGCGACGAGTTGATTCCCGTATTCGTTCCGTGGTGGAAGCGCGAGGCTGTCGAGGAGCCGCTGAAGTCGTTTCGCGCATGGCTGTTCAGGCAGGACTACATGCAGCAGGTACAACCGCTGCCCAGGGTGCGCGAGTTCGCGGAAGAGCTGAAGCGGCGTGGCATCCGGTTCGCGCTCGCCAGCTCCGCCAACAAGAACGACCTCGAAGACTACAAGCGCATCGCGCACATCGAGGACCTGGTGGACGAGGCTACCTCTGCCGATGATGTGGATCGCGCGAAGCCTCACCCGGATGTGTTTTCCGCGACGCTCAAGCGTCTCGGCCTCAAGGCGAAGGAGTGCATCGCGGTGGGCGATACGCCCTACGACGCGGAGTCCGCGGGCAAAGCGGGCCTGCGCACCATCGGCGTCGAGACTGGCGGATGGACGCACGACGAGCTGATGGATGCCGGATGTGTGGAGGTCTACGCCAGCGTGGCGGAGCTGCTGGATCGCATCGACGAGAGCGCTATCATCCGCGAAGGGCTTCGTGCCTAA
- a CDS encoding Fic family protein, with the protein MADDTRHSKAQEVEIARDPDDLARLESYNTIKQYRKIEEMVGYFIEPEHPFKLRPSHILTLHRAALEGISATAGVWRPAGVSIGGSKHTPPDAFQVPERIEDLCDYINEKWDEKSPLHLAAYVMWRLNWIHPFTDGNGRTSRAVSYLVLCIRLNMLPPGRMTIPQQIEQEKTPYYKALEAADEACDHLKIDLTAMKELLGAMLAKQLHAIYEHSEAGAD; encoded by the coding sequence ATGGCCGACGATACACGACACAGCAAGGCCCAAGAAGTCGAGATCGCCCGCGATCCCGATGACCTTGCACGCCTAGAGTCATACAACACAATCAAGCAGTATCGAAAGATTGAAGAGATGGTTGGGTATTTCATCGAACCCGAACACCCCTTCAAACTTCGCCCATCACACATTCTGACACTACATCGAGCCGCTCTTGAGGGCATCTCAGCAACGGCGGGCGTGTGGAGACCTGCGGGAGTTTCCATTGGTGGAAGCAAGCACACTCCGCCTGATGCCTTCCAAGTTCCTGAGCGAATCGAGGATCTGTGCGACTACATAAACGAAAAGTGGGATGAGAAGAGTCCTCTTCATTTGGCCGCGTATGTCATGTGGCGTTTGAATTGGATTCACCCTTTCACAGACGGCAATGGGCGGACCTCGAGGGCGGTTTCCTATCTGGTTCTTTGCATTCGACTGAACATGTTGCCGCCTGGGCGAATGACCATCCCGCAGCAGATTGAACAGGAGAAGACTCCATACTACAAGGCGCTTGAGGCTGCCGATGAAGCATGTGATCACCTGAAAATCGACTTGACTGCGATGAAAGAATTGCTTGGCGCGATGCTCGCAAAACAGCTTCATGCAATTTACGAGCATTCAGAAGCGGGCGCGGACTGA
- a CDS encoding rhamnogalacturonan acetylesterase translates to MGFRRTLSGAVIGAGISLAAMCGMAQQVPVVSTDPGRDMHLHAPADLKPGIPTVWLVGDSTVRNGRGDGAHNQMGWGDELAPFLDLNKVNVANMAIGGRSSRTYITEGHWADVLAMIKPGDIVLFQFGHNDSGPLDDPARARGTIPGVGDETREIENPILKRHETVHTYGYYMTEYVRDAKAKGAMPIICSLVPRKIWKDGKIARQTDSYAGWAREVAETQHVGFIDLNEITARKYDALGEAAVETLFGDPHTHTTAAGAIMNAESVIAGLKALPNDPLAKDFSAKGEAIPAYKP, encoded by the coding sequence ATGGGATTCAGGCGGACGTTGTCGGGGGCGGTGATCGGGGCCGGCATATCGTTGGCCGCCATGTGCGGAATGGCGCAGCAGGTGCCGGTGGTCAGCACCGACCCCGGGCGCGACATGCACCTCCATGCGCCCGCCGATCTGAAACCCGGCATTCCCACCGTGTGGCTGGTCGGCGACTCCACCGTGCGCAACGGGCGCGGCGACGGCGCCCACAACCAGATGGGCTGGGGTGACGAGCTGGCCCCGTTCCTCGATCTGAACAAAGTGAACGTCGCCAACATGGCCATCGGCGGCCGCAGCTCGCGCACATACATTACCGAAGGCCACTGGGCCGACGTGCTCGCCATGATCAAGCCCGGCGACATCGTGCTGTTTCAGTTCGGCCATAACGACAGCGGTCCGCTCGACGACCCCGCGCGTGCCCGCGGAACGATCCCGGGCGTCGGCGATGAGACAAGGGAGATCGAGAACCCCATCCTCAAGCGCCACGAAACCGTGCACACCTACGGCTACTACATGACCGAGTACGTAAGGGACGCGAAGGCCAAGGGCGCGATGCCGATCATCTGCTCGCTCGTCCCGCGCAAGATATGGAAGGACGGAAAGATCGCCCGTCAGACCGACAGCTATGCCGGATGGGCGCGCGAAGTCGCCGAAACGCAACACGTCGGCTTCATTGACCTGAACGAGATTACAGCGCGCAAGTATGACGCGCTCGGCGAAGCAGCGGTGGAAACGCTCTTCGGCGACCCGCACACGCACACCACAGCAGCCGGCGCGATCATGAACGCGGAGAGCGTCATCGCCGGATTGAAGGCGCTGCCAAACGATCCGCTGGCAAAGGACTTCTCGGCGAAGGGCGAAGCGATACCGGCGTACAAACCGTAG
- a CDS encoding iron-sulfur cluster loop, whose translation MSEPELFRDPDKPAEAESSRRPLTPEQADKLPHIHRLLLKHYGEPPARTPWDPLTQFIYSLLSSRTKTAQSLQVMRDLERAFPGAGPGSWEPVRDAAVADIERAIAIVTFPEQKALRLKTALEQITARTGALSLDFLHRYRTDKIRAWLEQFEGVGPQVSAAIVNFSTLRRRALSIDGNHLRVVQRLCVVPRADAETTEERLMRLVPETWDAAMLDQHHALVKLHAQTLCTFDNPRCADCPLLQICPTGQRNVSELHLTPQP comes from the coding sequence GTGAGCGAGCCCGAACTCTTCCGCGACCCTGACAAGCCGGCCGAGGCCGAATCCTCTCGCCGCCCGCTCACGCCCGAGCAGGCGGACAAGCTGCCGCATATCCATCGGCTGCTGCTGAAGCATTACGGTGAGCCGCCGGCGCGCACGCCGTGGGACCCGCTGACGCAGTTCATCTATTCGCTGCTGAGCTCGCGCACAAAGACCGCGCAATCGCTGCAAGTGATGCGCGATCTCGAGCGCGCCTTTCCCGGCGCCGGTCCGGGCTCGTGGGAGCCAGTACGAGATGCGGCTGTCGCAGACATCGAGCGCGCGATCGCGATCGTTACGTTCCCAGAGCAGAAAGCGTTGCGGCTAAAAACCGCACTCGAGCAGATCACCGCGCGCACCGGAGCGCTCTCGCTCGACTTTCTGCATCGCTACCGCACCGACAAGATTCGCGCATGGCTCGAGCAGTTCGAAGGCGTTGGACCGCAGGTCTCGGCGGCCATCGTGAACTTCTCCACGCTACGGCGGCGTGCGCTGTCGATTGATGGCAATCACCTGCGTGTTGTCCAGCGGTTGTGCGTTGTGCCACGTGCAGACGCAGAGACGACCGAAGAACGCTTGATGCGGCTTGTGCCGGAGACCTGGGACGCGGCGATGCTGGACCAGCATCATGCGCTGGTAAAGTTGCACGCGCAGACGCTGTGTACCTTCGACAATCCGCGCTGCGCCGATTGCCCGCTGCTGCAGATCTGCCCGACCGGTCAGCGGAATGTGAGCGAGCTTCACTTGACGCCGCAGCCTTAG
- a CDS encoding Maf family protein, with product MPRLILASASPRRRELLAQAGIEFEVLPAHIDESRRANESPTAYVQRLAIEKAQAVYSLHPDAVVIGADTTVEIDGHALEKPMDRADAKRMLRALSGRTHHVHTGIALLSPSGSRTHLETTSVTFSEIDEAGLEHYLATAEPYDKAGAYGIQGYAARWIPRIEGDYFNVVGLPLAATVRLLRELGYNPG from the coding sequence ATGCCGCGACTCATTCTCGCCTCCGCTTCGCCGCGCCGTCGCGAGCTGCTTGCGCAGGCCGGCATCGAATTCGAAGTCCTTCCTGCGCACATCGATGAGTCACGTCGTGCGAACGAAAGTCCCACAGCTTATGTCCAGCGGCTGGCTATCGAGAAGGCGCAGGCCGTTTATTCGCTGCATCCTGACGCTGTCGTTATCGGCGCTGACACCACGGTCGAGATCGACGGGCATGCGCTCGAAAAGCCCATGGATCGCGCCGATGCGAAGCGCATGCTGCGCGCTCTCTCCGGGCGCACGCACCACGTGCATACTGGGATCGCGCTGCTCTCACCGAGCGGCAGCCGCACTCATCTCGAAACAACATCTGTAACGTTCAGCGAGATTGACGAAGCGGGCCTCGAGCACTATCTTGCAACCGCAGAACCCTACGACAAGGCCGGAGCATACGGCATCCAGGGCTACGCCGCGCGCTGGATTCCGCGCATCGAAGGCGATTATTTCAACGTTGTTGGATTGCCGCTCGCGGCAACGGTGCGGCTGTTACGCGAACTCGGTTACAACCCGGGCTAA
- the ruvX gene encoding Holliday junction resolvase RuvX: MAERILALDVGDKRIGLAITDALGITAQPLFTLHRATLRADLKAIARFIRQHEVGTVVVGNPLNADGTESRQAAKAQAFAKALKAEHPELEHHLLDERLTTREAHELLDAAGRSQRTGGKASRVSRTEIIDQVAATLLLEAFLSLRAGPSLLPEPGEV, encoded by the coding sequence ATGGCCGAGCGGATTCTGGCGCTGGATGTGGGTGATAAGCGCATCGGGCTGGCGATCACGGATGCGCTGGGGATCACCGCGCAGCCGCTGTTTACGCTGCACAGGGCTACCTTGCGGGCTGATTTGAAGGCGATTGCGCGGTTCATCCGGCAGCATGAGGTGGGCACGGTGGTGGTGGGGAACCCGCTGAATGCGGACGGGACGGAAAGCCGCCAGGCGGCCAAGGCGCAGGCGTTTGCGAAGGCGCTGAAGGCGGAGCATCCGGAGCTGGAGCATCATCTGCTGGATGAACGGCTGACGACGCGCGAGGCGCACGAGTTGCTGGATGCTGCGGGGCGTTCGCAGCGAACGGGTGGGAAGGCATCGCGGGTGAGCCGAACGGAAATCATTGACCAGGTGGCGGCGACGCTGCTGCTGGAGGCGTTTCTGTCGCTGCGGGCGGGGCCGTCACTGCTGCCAGAGCCGGGCGAGGTGTAA
- a CDS encoding isoaspartyl peptidase/L-asparaginase — MSNSARTHKPVLLIHGGAWAMPDDAVAAHERGIANALAAGWAVLSKNGSALDAIEAAITVMEDDDTFDAGRGSFLTRDGRVQLDALMMDGSTLRAGGVACVERLRNPIQAARLVLDKSPHVYFVGTGAERFATQHGMRLVDNTELIVPRERERLMRFQQAELAGHPDTTFSGNAEFVSTPASDPALAQTALDTEVEQGLAEEARIVNPTLHSHDTVGAVALDSEGRLAAGTSTGGTLSKAPGRVGDSSLIGCGCYADNESAAVSLTGWGEPIMKLVLGKWAVDRVAAGSTPQQAAGDAIDYLFNRLGGHGGIILMGPDGSVGLAHNTPRMAWGIATAEGTELGTTRNG; from the coding sequence ATGAGCAACTCGGCCCGAACGCACAAACCTGTACTCCTGATTCACGGCGGCGCCTGGGCGATGCCTGACGACGCTGTCGCTGCGCACGAGCGCGGCATTGCTAATGCTCTCGCCGCAGGCTGGGCTGTTTTGTCGAAGAACGGCTCGGCGCTGGATGCGATTGAGGCCGCGATCACGGTGATGGAGGACGACGACACCTTTGACGCGGGCCGTGGGTCGTTCCTGACGCGCGATGGGCGGGTGCAGTTGGACGCGCTGATGATGGACGGGAGCACGCTGCGGGCTGGCGGGGTCGCGTGCGTCGAGCGGCTGCGGAATCCGATCCAGGCGGCGAGGCTGGTGCTGGATAAGTCGCCGCATGTGTACTTCGTCGGCACAGGAGCGGAGCGGTTTGCGACACAGCACGGGATGCGGCTGGTCGATAATACGGAGCTGATCGTGCCGCGGGAGCGGGAACGCCTGATGCGCTTTCAGCAGGCGGAGCTGGCGGGGCATCCGGACACGACGTTCAGCGGTAATGCGGAGTTCGTCTCCACGCCGGCAAGCGACCCCGCGCTGGCGCAGACCGCGCTCGATACGGAGGTCGAGCAGGGGCTCGCGGAGGAAGCGCGCATTGTGAATCCGACGCTGCATTCTCACGATACGGTGGGCGCGGTCGCGCTGGATTCAGAAGGGCGGCTGGCTGCGGGAACGTCGACCGGCGGAACACTGTCGAAGGCTCCGGGGCGTGTAGGCGACAGCTCGCTAATTGGCTGCGGGTGCTACGCAGACAATGAGTCCGCCGCGGTTTCACTGACCGGATGGGGCGAGCCGATCATGAAGCTAGTGCTGGGCAAGTGGGCAGTGGACCGCGTGGCAGCAGGAAGCACGCCGCAGCAGGCTGCCGGCGATGCGATTGATTATCTGTTCAATCGGCTCGGCGGGCACGGTGGCATCATCCTCATGGGGCCGGATGGCTCCGTCGGGCTGGCGCACAACACGCCGCGGATGGCGTGGGGGATTGCTACAGCGGAAGGTACGGAGCTCGGCACGACGCGCAACGGCTAA
- a CDS encoding D-hexose-6-phosphate mutarotase, with the protein MRPATFMQTIDQLTAAFAIPGVLEFSEENGLVRASINTPACSGELYLQGAHVSAWQPAGQRPVLFLSEKSDFAPGKAIRGGIPIIFPWFGSRTASPALEGQAPRTDGPSHGFARTQAWKLDFGAYAAEELHLSLALGPSETSRALGFEHFLLAYQITFGRELRLRLSIANDGEKPMRVEEALHTYLHVGDVEQVRVHGLFETEYIDKTDNFVRKTQTEPVLTFTGPTDRPYFNTTSPVVVDDPVLHRRITVAKANSDTTVIWNPWADHCLADMSDEGWRQMLCVESANAADNSLQLQPHAAHVLETTISLEALS; encoded by the coding sequence GTGCGGCCCGCGACATTCATGCAGACAATTGATCAGCTCACAGCAGCGTTCGCCATCCCAGGCGTGCTCGAATTCAGCGAAGAAAACGGACTGGTCCGTGCGAGCATCAACACGCCGGCGTGCAGCGGCGAGCTCTACCTGCAGGGGGCGCACGTTTCTGCCTGGCAGCCTGCAGGTCAACGGCCGGTGCTTTTTCTTTCGGAGAAATCGGACTTCGCGCCAGGCAAGGCGATCCGCGGCGGAATCCCGATCATCTTCCCATGGTTCGGTTCGCGCACCGCATCGCCCGCCTTAGAGGGACAGGCTCCGCGCACGGACGGTCCCAGTCACGGCTTCGCACGTACGCAGGCGTGGAAGCTCGACTTCGGCGCGTACGCGGCTGAGGAACTGCATCTCTCGCTTGCGCTCGGGCCGAGCGAGACCAGCCGCGCACTCGGCTTCGAGCATTTTCTGCTCGCATATCAGATCACGTTCGGGCGCGAGCTTCGCCTGCGGCTCTCCATCGCGAATGACGGCGAGAAGCCGATGCGCGTCGAGGAAGCGCTGCACACCTATCTGCACGTCGGTGACGTCGAGCAGGTGCGTGTCCATGGGCTCTTCGAGACGGAGTACATCGACAAGACCGACAACTTTGTGCGCAAGACGCAAACCGAACCGGTGCTCACGTTCACAGGCCCGACCGATCGCCCGTACTTCAACACGACATCTCCCGTTGTCGTTGACGATCCGGTGCTCCATCGACGGATTACGGTGGCGAAGGCGAACTCGGACACGACAGTCATTTGGAACCCGTGGGCGGATCACTGCCTCGCCGATATGTCAGATGAGGGCTGGCGTCAGATGCTCTGTGTCGAGTCGGCGAATGCGGCGGATAACTCTCTGCAGCTGCAGCCGCACGCTGCACATGTGCTGGAGACGACGATCTCGCTTGAGGCGCTGAGCTAG
- the greA gene encoding transcription elongation factor GreA, which yields MQDIMKSLQEQIKALEYELTTELPAEIKKAVAMGDLSENAEYHMAKQRQEFVNARLGQMKKRMAELSLVNLANIPHDKVGFGSTVVVFDSSKDEELTYKLVTSEESDVAKGLISTTSPIGRALIGKEVGDIATVVTPTGKRELEILKLTTIHDSAE from the coding sequence ATGCAAGACATCATGAAGTCGCTTCAAGAGCAGATTAAGGCTCTCGAGTACGAGCTCACCACGGAGCTGCCGGCAGAGATTAAGAAGGCAGTCGCGATGGGCGACCTGTCGGAGAACGCTGAGTATCACATGGCGAAGCAGCGCCAGGAGTTCGTGAACGCGCGACTTGGGCAGATGAAGAAGCGGATGGCCGAGCTCTCACTGGTGAACCTGGCGAACATCCCGCACGACAAGGTCGGGTTCGGGTCGACGGTGGTGGTGTTTGACTCGAGCAAGGATGAGGAGCTGACGTACAAGCTGGTGACGAGCGAGGAGTCGGATGTGGCCAAGGGGCTGATCTCGACGACATCGCCGATTGGGCGGGCGCTGATTGGCAAGGAAGTGGGCGACATTGCGACAGTGGTGACGCCGACCGGCAAGCGCGAGCTCGAGATCCTGAAGCTGACGACGATCCACGACAGCGCGGAGTAA